A stretch of DNA from Nitrospinota bacterium:
GTGGGAATGTCTTGATTTAAAAGGCTTTAATGCGAAAAAGCTAATTGAGAAATGCATCCCAGGTCTATCTAGTTCTCGTCCTGATATAGCCTCAAAGATAGAATCCTATCAGCATTTTTCAGACCCCAATAATGCATGGTTGCCAAAATTCATGGACCTTAATAAAGCTAACAAGCATCAAAATCTCACACCTCAAACCAGAAAAGAAGTTAAAGAGCTTAGGATATCATCAGGAAATGTTGGTATGAAGCTTTCTGGTGGGGCATCCATCAAGATATCGGGGAATGCTCAGATCAGAATGGGTAATGCAATAATTAGAGGCAATCAAACAATTTCACCAGAAAGTCCAGCACAAATATTTGGGCCAGCAAAACAAGAGGTAATCACTTGGGTATCATTCCATTTCACTGATAATAAAGAGCCAGTAATTCCTCTTCTAACAAATGCATTCAATGGTATTGAGAAAATAGTCAATGAGCTTTCGGCAGTGTAAATAGGGGCTAACATATCGCTGCAGAGGACGCTGTAAACTGCGCCGCTGAGCTTACTCATTAGATTTCAGATTTATCCCCCTTTCAATTTTTAGGTAGGTGACAAGTGAACAAGATGGAAAATCTTTTGGCAATATCTTCATGGAGCGGTGGCAAAGATAGCTGTTTTGCTTGTTATAAGGCGTTGAATAGTGGTTATAAAATAAAATATCTTTTGAATTTTATATCCAGAGAATACAAGCGTTGTTGTTTTCATGGTATAGAAGCTGAATTACTTAAACTACAAGCGAAATCAATAGGGATTCCTCTTATCCAGAAAGAGGTTAGTCCTGATATGAAGAAGTATGAAGAAGAATTCAAAGAAGCTGTAACTGAACTAAAAGCCAGAGGCATTAAAAAAATGGTTTTTGGAGACATATATTTAATAGATCATTTAAATTGGGTCGAACGAGTCTGTAAGGATTTGGAGATCCAACCATTACAGCCATTGTGGAATATCCCACCCTACGAAATTACAGAAGAGTTTATTCATATGGGATTCGAATCAATTATTGTAAGCTGTAAATCCGATATTCTTGGCAGGGAGTTTATTGGAAAACTTATAGATAAAGATCTATTAGATGAGCTTAAAAAGAAAAATATATGTCCCAGTGGCGAGAACGGTGAATTTCATACTTTTGTAATAGATGGGCCAATATTTAAAAATAGAATTGAAATAATTGAGAGCAAAAAAGTTCTTAAAACAGGGTTCTGGGAATACTGGTTTTTGGATATTAAAAAGTTTCAACTAAAAAGAAAGGAGGTATAAAAAATCTCGGTTCCCCAGATAGGCAAAGAAAATGGAGGTAAGTTCCCTTCTGCTACCCCCCAACAAAAATATTTTCCTTTGGATTTTTTTCTCTTATTTTCTATAATCATCCATATGAAAAGACCTCTCGCTACATTTATTATCGTACTTGTATTGTTTTTCAGTTTAAACCACTTTGCACTCGCCTCGGAACTCCTGCTCAAAGATATTCGCTTTGAGAAGGCGGCTCAAGGCCAAGAGATGGTCTTTTTTGAATTGAGTGATTTTTATACACCGGAAATCTCTACATTAGAAGAGGAAAGGCCGAGGGTTGTCTGCGATTTCTTTAATATCAAGATCAAAGATTCAATCAAAAAAGAGATAGTGACAAATGGAGAATTCATACAGCGTATACATGTTGAAGTCCACTCATCAGAATCCAAAATCAGAATCGTTCTTGATTTGGTACCACAACACAAATATTATGTTCGGCAGAAATTTTTCATGGAAGAGAAAATCTTCGCCCTTATTGTGGGTATTCAATAATATATCAATTCCAAATGAATTCTTCATTTTGTTTTTTCCTCTTATTTCTTTCTATTTAAATCCCCCCTTTTGATTTTTTGGGGATGCGGCAAGCAAACGAGATAATAATCAGAAAACATATTTAATTGAAAAGACTATTCCATCAAAGGTTACACTGTCTCCTTCATCAACTGCCTTCGCAGTGTGGACATCATCGACATATGCCTTTTGAGTTAATACATCTGTCCAATAGGAGATAAGATAACCAAGCCTAAACTCTAAATCAGGTATGGGAGTCCACCCCAGACCTATATCCAATTCATAGACAGGGAAGACGCTCTCATACTCACTTGTGGTATGAGCCCAGACTGAGGTATTGTAGATATCTTTATATTTAGCATCCGTATTACCGACTAATAATGAGATTGCTCCATCCACCTGAAAATAAAATTTGTCATTAAAAAAACTGCGTTTTCCCATTACCCCAACTTTTGGACCGAACATAT
This window harbors:
- a CDS encoding AMIN domain-containing protein; protein product: MKRPLATFIIVLVLFFSLNHFALASELLLKDIRFEKAAQGQEMVFFELSDFYTPEISTLEEERPRVVCDFFNIKIKDSIKKEIVTNGEFIQRIHVEVHSSESKIRIVLDLVPQHKYYVRQKFFMEEKIFALIVGIQ
- a CDS encoding diphthine--ammonia ligase, translating into MENLLAISSWSGGKDSCFACYKALNSGYKIKYLLNFISREYKRCCFHGIEAELLKLQAKSIGIPLIQKEVSPDMKKYEEEFKEAVTELKARGIKKMVFGDIYLIDHLNWVERVCKDLEIQPLQPLWNIPPYEITEEFIHMGFESIIVSCKSDILGREFIGKLIDKDLLDELKKKNICPSGENGEFHTFVIDGPIFKNRIEIIESKKVLKTGFWEYWFLDIKKFQLKRKEV